From a single Flavobacteriales bacterium genomic region:
- the rplF gene encoding 50S ribosomal protein L6: MSRIGNAIINIPDGVEVNVSSDNIVTVKGTKGELTQQIDLCLEVAVAEGVVTVSRKTEEKDHKAKHGLYRSLIFNMVVGVTEGYKTEQELVGVGYKATNNGQKLEMLLGYSHNIIMEMPEEIKLTTETVKGKPPRITLESMDKQLVGQVAAKIRSLRKPEPYKGKGIRFVGEQVRRKAGKTVAK, encoded by the coding sequence ATGTCAAGAATAGGAAATGCTATCATAAATATACCGGACGGGGTAGAGGTTAATGTGTCTTCTGATAACATTGTTACTGTAAAAGGAACAAAAGGAGAGTTAACGCAACAGATTGATTTATGTTTGGAAGTTGCGGTTGCCGAAGGCGTTGTAACTGTAAGTCGTAAAACCGAAGAAAAAGATCATAAAGCTAAACACGGATTATATCGATCATTAATTTTTAACATGGTTGTTGGGGTTACTGAGGGATATAAAACTGAACAAGAATTGGTTGGTGTAGGTTATAAGGCAACTAACAATGGTCAAAAACTTGAGATGCTTTTAGGTTATTCTCATAATATTATTATGGAAATGCCGGAGGAAATCAAATTAACAACTGAAACGGTAAAAGGTAAGCCACCTAGAATTACTCTTGAGTCTATGGATAAGCAACTTGTAGGTCAGGTAGCAGCAAAGATTAGATCATTAAGAAAGCCAGAGCCATATAAAGGAAAAGGTATCCGGTTTGTAGGTGAGCAAGTAAGAAGAAAAGCAGGTAAAACTGTAGCTAAGTAA
- the rpsH gene encoding 30S ribosomal protein S8 yields MTDPIADFLTRIRNAVSANHRVVDIPASNTKKEMTKILFEKGYILNYKFEEFKPQDNIKIALKYNATSNAPAIKSLNRISKPGLRIYTDAKSMPRVLNGLGIAIVSTSKGVMSDKEARKLNIGGEVLCHIS; encoded by the coding sequence ATGACTGATCCAATTGCAGATTTTTTAACAAGAATAAGAAACGCGGTAAGTGCAAACCATCGTGTAGTAGATATTCCTGCATCGAACACAAAGAAGGAAATGACTAAGATTTTATTTGAAAAGGGATATATCCTTAATTATAAATTCGAAGAATTTAAACCTCAAGACAATATTAAAATTGCTCTTAAATATAATGCTACTTCGAATGCTCCAGCGATAAAAAGTTTGAACAGAATAAGTAAGCCTGGTTTGAGAATTTATACAGACGCTAAGAGTATGCCTAGAGTATTGAATGGTTTGGGTATTGCAATTGTTTCAACTTCAAAAGGAGTAATGTCTGATAAAGAAGCTCGTAAACTTAATATAGGTGGTGAAGTACTTTGCCATATATCTTAA
- the rpsN gene encoding 30S ribosomal protein S14, producing MAKESMKAREVKRQKLVDRYAAKRAALKAAGDYEGLQKLPKNSSPNRLHNRCKLTGRPKGYMRQFGISRVTFREMANFGLIPGVTKASW from the coding sequence ATGGCTAAAGAATCAATGAAGGCCCGTGAGGTCAAAAGACAAAAATTGGTTGATAGATATGCAGCGAAACGTGCAGCTTTAAAAGCAGCAGGTGATTACGAAGGATTGCAAAAACTACCAAAAAATTCATCTCCTAATAGATTGCATAATAGATGTAAGTTAACTGGACGACCAAAAGGGTATATGAGACAATTTGGAATATCGAGGGTGACTTTTAGAGAAATGGCCAATTTTGGCCTTATCCCAGGTGTAACAAAAGCTAGCTGGTAA
- the rplE gene encoding 50S ribosomal protein L5: MPRLKTKYVEEIKPALKEKFGYSTIMQTPVLQKICLNQGVGAGVGDKKMVDSAVDEMTLITGQKANATFSKKDISNFKLRKGMPIGARVTLRGTVMYEFLDRLIAVSIPRVRDFKGIVAKFDGRGNFTMGVKEQIIFPEINIDKVDRISGMDITFVTSAKTDEEGMALLKEFGFPFKLKN, encoded by the coding sequence ATACCAAGACTGAAAACGAAATATGTAGAAGAGATCAAACCAGCTCTTAAAGAGAAGTTTGGATATTCTACAATAATGCAAACACCAGTGTTGCAAAAGATCTGCTTGAACCAAGGAGTTGGGGCTGGTGTTGGTGACAAAAAAATGGTGGATTCTGCTGTGGATGAAATGACTCTTATTACAGGTCAGAAAGCAAATGCAACTTTTTCCAAGAAAGATATCTCGAACTTTAAATTGAGAAAAGGAATGCCTATCGGAGCAAGAGTTACTTTAAGAGGCACTGTTATGTATGAGTTCTTAGATAGATTAATCGCTGTTTCAATACCTAGGGTAAGAGATTTTAAGGGTATTGTTGCAAAATTCGATGGAAGAGGAAACTTTACTATGGGTGTTAAAGAACAGATTATATTTCCTGAGATTAATATCGATAAGGTAGATAGAATTAGCGGGATGGATATTACTTTTGTGACATCTGCTAAAACGGATGAAGAAGGTATGGCTTTATTAAAGGAATTTGGTTTCCCGTTTAAATTAAAAAATTAA
- the rplX gene encoding 50S ribosomal protein L24, producing MKGKLHIKKGDTVKVISGEAKGEQGKVLTVDVQRNRAIVEGVNLVSKHTKPNAANPQGGIVKKEASIHASNLKLVDPKSGEATRTGRRLDEETKKMKRFSKKSNELV from the coding sequence ATGAAAGGTAAATTACATATTAAGAAGGGAGATACCGTAAAGGTTATTTCTGGCGAAGCTAAAGGTGAGCAAGGAAAGGTGCTTACTGTTGATGTTCAAAGGAATAGAGCTATCGTTGAAGGGGTAAACTTAGTATCTAAACATACAAAGCCTAATGCTGCAAATCCTCAAGGAGGAATTGTTAAGAAAGAAGCAAGTATCCACGCTTCAAACTTGAAACTAGTAGATCCTAAATCTGGTGAGGCGACAAGAACAGGAAGAAGATTGGATGAAGAGACCAAGAAAATGAAAAGATTTTCGAAAAAATCGAATGAATTAGTATAG
- the rplN gene encoding 50S ribosomal protein L14: MVQQESRLGVADNCGAKEVLCIRVLGGSGRRYASVGDKIVVAVKSAVPHGNVKKGAVAKAVVVRVKKEIRRKDGSHIRFDDNAVVLLDDSGEMKGTRIFGPVARELREKKFMKIVSLAPEVI; encoded by the coding sequence ATGGTACAACAAGAATCTAGATTAGGAGTAGCAGATAACTGCGGAGCAAAAGAAGTCTTATGCATACGAGTATTAGGCGGATCAGGAAGACGGTATGCTTCTGTTGGTGACAAAATAGTTGTTGCTGTAAAAAGTGCTGTTCCTCACGGGAATGTTAAAAAAGGAGCTGTTGCTAAAGCGGTAGTTGTTAGAGTTAAGAAAGAGATCCGAAGAAAAGATGGTTCACACATTAGATTCGATGATAACGCGGTTGTATTGTTAGATGATTCAGGTGAAATGAAAGGAACTAGAATTTTTGGACCTGTGGCAAGAGAGTTAAGAGAAAAGAAATTCATGAAAATTGTTTCATTAGCACCTGAGGTTATATAA
- the rpsQ gene encoding 30S ribosomal protein S17 yields the protein METENRNLRKERIGLVTSNKMDKSIAVEVERKVKHPKYGKYIKRSKKFIAHDEKNECSIGDTVRIMETKPLSKNKCWRLIEVVEKVK from the coding sequence ATGGAAACTGAAAACAGGAATCTAAGAAAAGAAAGAATAGGCTTGGTTACTAGCAATAAGATGGATAAATCTATTGCAGTAGAGGTAGAGCGTAAAGTGAAACATCCTAAGTATGGTAAGTACATTAAGCGGTCTAAGAAGTTTATTGCCCACGACGAAAAGAATGAGTGTAGCATAGGGGATACGGTAAGAATTATGGAGACTAAACCATTAAGTAAGAATAAGTGCTGGAGGTTAATCGAAGTAGTTGAAAAAGTTAAATAA
- the rpmC gene encoding 50S ribosomal protein L29 gives MKPSEIRELGTEEVRERLEITEETMVKMKLNHAVSPLENPMTLKDNRRTIARLQTELTKRALEEAKNNKA, from the coding sequence ATGAAACCGTCAGAAATAAGAGAACTAGGTACAGAAGAGGTTAGAGAGCGTCTTGAGATTACAGAAGAAACAATGGTTAAAATGAAATTAAACCATGCAGTTTCTCCACTTGAGAACCCAATGACTCTTAAAGATAATAGAAGAACAATTGCTCGACTTCAAACTGAGTTGACGAAGAGAGCATTGGAAGAGGCAAAAAATAACAAAGCATAA
- the rplP gene encoding 50S ribosomal protein L16, with translation MLQPKKIKFRNVQKGRMKGNANRGHRIAFGSFGIKALEGGFVTARQIEAARIAVTRFMKREGQVWIRVFPDKPITKKPAEVRMGKGKGGLDHWVARIEPGRILFEIEGVNVETAKEALRLSAQKLPMLMKFVVRRDYTE, from the coding sequence ATGTTACAACCGAAGAAAATAAAATTTCGAAATGTCCAAAAGGGCAGAATGAAAGGCAATGCCAACAGAGGACATAGAATTGCTTTTGGTTCATTTGGTATCAAAGCGCTTGAGGGTGGTTTTGTTACAGCTCGACAAATCGAAGCAGCGAGGATTGCTGTTACAAGATTTATGAAAAGAGAAGGTCAAGTGTGGATACGAGTATTTCCAGACAAACCAATTACAAAGAAGCCAGCCGAGGTAAGGATGGGTAAAGGTAAAGGTGGATTGGATCACTGGGTAGCACGAATTGAGCCAGGTCGAATATTATTCGAGATAGAAGGTGTAAATGTGGAGACAGCTAAAGAAGCTTTAAGACTTTCAGCTCAGAAACTACCAATGTTGATGAAGTTTGTAGTAAGAAGGGATTATACAGAATAG
- the rpsC gene encoding 30S ribosomal protein S3 produces the protein MGQKANPIGLRLGFIKGWDSNWFGGRNYSEKLVEDAKIREYLTVRMAKAGVSKIIIERTLKLVTVTINTARPGIIIGKGGQEVDKLKEELRKVTKKEIQINIFEIKRPELDAKLVANSVARQVEGRISYRRASKMALASTMRMGAEGIKISVAGRLNGAEMARTEKFKQGRIPLHTFRADIDYALAEAHTTYGRLGIKVWICKGEIFGKRDLSPNVGSSKPKSKFRGKGQGQGNRG, from the coding sequence ATGGGTCAAAAGGCAAATCCAATAGGTTTAAGATTAGGGTTCATCAAAGGATGGGATTCTAACTGGTTTGGTGGAAGAAACTACAGCGAGAAGTTAGTTGAAGATGCTAAGATTAGAGAATACCTTACAGTTAGAATGGCTAAAGCGGGTGTGTCTAAGATTATTATTGAGCGTACTCTTAAATTAGTTACTGTTACTATCAACACGGCTCGTCCTGGTATTATCATAGGTAAAGGTGGTCAGGAAGTAGATAAGTTGAAAGAAGAACTTAGAAAGGTTACTAAGAAAGAAATTCAAATCAATATCTTCGAAATTAAGAGACCAGAGCTAGATGCTAAGTTGGTAGCCAATAGTGTTGCTAGACAAGTTGAAGGTAGAATCTCTTATAGAAGAGCATCTAAGATGGCATTAGCTTCTACAATGAGAATGGGAGCTGAAGGAATTAAAATATCAGTGGCAGGTAGATTGAATGGAGCAGAGATGGCTAGAACTGAAAAGTTTAAGCAGGGTAGAATTCCATTGCATACGTTTAGAGCTGATATTGATTATGCTTTGGCTGAAGCGCACACTACTTATGGTAGGTTGGGAATCAAAGTATGGATTTGTAAAGGAGAGATATTTGGCAAAAGAGATTTATCTCCGAATGTAGGATCATCAAAACCTAAATCTAAGTTTAGAGGAAAAGGTCAGGGTCAAGGTAATAGAGGATAA
- the rplV gene encoding 50S ribosomal protein L22, whose product MGSRKKNTADKRKEENKQRAFARLQNCPTSPRKMRLVADQIRGVQVDKALQVLKFSPKEASGRLEKLLLSALANWQVKNASERIEDHDLVVSEIFVDSARQLKRFRPAPQGRAHRIRKRSNHVTIVVGDSIKQELVKA is encoded by the coding sequence ATGGGATCTCGAAAGAAAAATACAGCTGATAAGCGGAAAGAGGAAAACAAGCAAAGAGCATTTGCGCGTTTACAAAACTGTCCTACATCTCCAAGGAAAATGAGATTGGTAGCTGATCAAATTAGAGGAGTGCAAGTGGATAAAGCTCTACAGGTATTAAAGTTTAGTCCGAAGGAAGCATCTGGAAGATTAGAGAAACTTCTTCTGTCTGCATTGGCTAACTGGCAAGTAAAGAATGCAAGTGAGCGTATTGAGGATCATGATTTAGTAGTAAGCGAAATCTTCGTAGATAGTGCACGTCAACTAAAAAGATTTAGACCAGCTCCACAAGGTAGAGCGCATAGAATTAGAAAGAGATCGAATCATGTAACAATTGTGGTTGGAGATTCAATTAAACAAGAATTAGTAAAAGCATAA